A stretch of the Chlorobiota bacterium genome encodes the following:
- the rsmB gene encoding 16S rRNA (cytosine(967)-C(5))-methyltransferase RsmB has translation MFANKIINSSRTASVRILTTLLNESENVRNTFQEKEILSKLSNSDKALAHEIISGTIRWLLKIDWIILQRYKGDFNSAPLIVKNSLRIAIYQILFLDKIPQSAAVNESVEIIKQYHSLSVSKLVNAVLRDILRNLNSVTYPDEKSDLPLALSVKYSHPRWMVRRWLKRFSVDEVIQIMEANNERPKISIRVNPIITSTENFLDLISRTKIHLSNGYFLKDNFYSEKLSSIESNTLFKKGFFTIQDEGSALCSKLSQAKPGMRVIDLCSAPGGKALNIAGQMNNKGEIIAVDIYENKLIKITQAALRLGVKIIEPVLGDAKSIDIHNADIVFVDAPCSGLGVIRKKQDIKWMRTSNQINELVVLQSEILENAKNLVKPNGHLIYSTCTIEQQENHEIIKKFLEINSNFSIENANNFLPNEVVSNNGFLETYSHKHKIDGTFGVRLRKHD, from the coding sequence ATGTTCGCCAATAAAATAATTAATTCTTCTAGAACTGCATCTGTGCGTATTCTTACAACATTACTAAATGAAAGTGAAAATGTAAGAAACACATTTCAAGAAAAAGAAATTTTAAGTAAATTATCTAACTCAGATAAAGCACTAGCTCATGAAATCATATCCGGAACAATTAGATGGTTACTAAAAATCGATTGGATAATTTTGCAAAGATACAAAGGTGATTTTAATTCTGCACCACTTATTGTAAAAAATTCTCTGCGTATTGCTATATACCAAATATTATTTTTAGACAAAATTCCTCAAAGTGCTGCTGTTAATGAATCTGTTGAAATTATTAAACAATATCATAGCCTATCAGTTTCGAAACTTGTAAATGCTGTATTAAGAGATATACTCCGAAATTTAAACTCCGTTACATATCCAGATGAAAAATCAGATTTGCCTTTAGCTTTATCAGTTAAATATTCTCACCCAAGATGGATGGTGAGAAGATGGTTAAAAAGATTTTCTGTAGATGAGGTTATTCAGATAATGGAAGCAAACAATGAAAGACCAAAAATTTCTATAAGAGTTAACCCAATTATTACTTCAACTGAAAATTTTTTAGATTTAATTTCAAGAACTAAAATTCATTTAAGTAACGGTTACTTTTTAAAAGACAATTTTTATTCTGAAAAGCTCTCATCAATTGAAAGTAACACATTGTTCAAAAAAGGTTTTTTTACTATTCAAGATGAAGGTTCAGCATTATGTTCAAAACTTTCTCAAGCGAAGCCTGGTATGAGAGTAATAGATTTATGCTCTGCTCCAGGTGGCAAAGCTTTAAATATAGCTGGGCAAATGAATAATAAAGGTGAAATTATTGCTGTTGATATTTATGAGAATAAGTTAATCAAGATTACTCAAGCTGCTCTTAGGTTGGGTGTCAAGATTATAGAGCCTGTGTTAGGAGATGCAAAATCAATTGATATACACAATGCTGATATTGTTTTTGTTGATGCTCCATGTTCAGGTTTGGGGGTTATCAGAAAAAAACAAGATATAAAATGGATGAGAACTTCTAACCAAATTAATGAATTAGTAGTTTTACAATCTGAAATCCTTGAAAATGCAAAAAATCTTGTAAAACCAAATGGACATTTAATTTATTCAACTTGTACAATTGAACAACAAGAAAATCATGAAATAATAAAAAAATTTTTAGAAATAAATTCCAATTTTTCAATTGAAAATGCTAACAATTTCTTACCTAATGAAGTGGTGAGCAATAATGGGTTTTTAGAAACATATTCTCATAAACATAAAATTGATGGTACTTTTGGTGTAAGGTTAAGAAAACATGATTGA
- a CDS encoding segregation/condensation protein A — protein sequence MDNDKYIITLPDFEGPLDLLLFFIKRDELNIYDIPISKITEEFLVYTQELKILDLERSGEFIVMASMLMQIKAKMLIPKEERLPDEPEEDDPRAELIRRLLEYKQYKEVSEELKELEDKNRFIFYRELFTADIAIHDEVTPDQLLKNVTLFDLLKTFKRALDKAPKVETQHKVEQINYNVEEQAEYILSVLGAQSQTTFFTLVGGLERIGIIVTFLALLELIKNSLIGCEQSDDFDDMLIFKL from the coding sequence ATGGATAATGATAAATATATAATCACACTTCCAGATTTTGAAGGACCATTAGATTTGTTACTTTTTTTTATTAAAAGGGATGAGTTAAATATATATGATATACCAATCTCAAAAATTACAGAGGAGTTTTTAGTTTATACTCAAGAACTAAAAATACTTGATTTAGAGAGATCTGGAGAATTTATAGTTATGGCATCTATGCTTATGCAAATAAAAGCAAAAATGTTAATCCCAAAAGAAGAGAGGTTACCTGATGAACCAGAGGAAGATGATCCAAGGGCTGAACTTATAAGACGATTATTAGAATACAAACAATATAAAGAGGTATCAGAGGAATTAAAAGAATTAGAAGATAAAAATAGATTTATCTTTTATAGGGAACTTTTTACAGCTGATATTGCAATTCATGATGAAGTTACTCCAGATCAACTATTGAAAAATGTAACTTTATTTGATTTGTTAAAAACTTTTAAAAGAGCATTAGATAAAGCCCCAAAAGTTGAAACCCAACATAAAGTTGAGCAGATTAATTACAATGTTGAAGAACAAGCAGAATATATTTTATCTGTATTAGGAGCACAGTCTCAAACAACATTCTTTACATTAGTTGGAGGTTTAGAAAGGATTGGTATTATTGTTACTTTTTTAGCATTGTTGGAATTGATAAAAAATAGTTTAATTGGTTGTGAACAATCTGATGATTTCGATGACATGTTGATTTTTAAACTTTAA
- the clpX gene encoding ATP-dependent Clp protease ATP-binding subunit ClpX, producing MSVDNFQSDFVRCSFCSRLPDEVGSILAGPNVYICDICVQNSVDMLRKNSRDLIQKQLTKRPTPKAIRSALDEYVIGQDKAKKSLSVAVYNHYKRIESQGTISGFDDVEIDKSNILLMGPTGVGKTLLAQTMARLLDVPFAIADATTLTEAGYVGDDVESIIVALLQNADYDVEKAEKGIIYIDEIDKITRRSDSPSITRDVSGEGVQQGLLKILEGTKAKVPPKGGRKHPEQPLVTVDTKNILFVCGGAFSGLDRIIASRMTKTKMGFGDDKGEQRVKESEELFQFVEPSDLLKFGLIPEFVGRLPVIAALEPLTDIAMKQILTQPKNAIVKQFKKIFAMEGVELEFNENAIDAIIKKSVERKTGARALRGVVEDVMLDIMYNLSDKKNLLKVIITGETIEDKHEPTYVYNEPEKNEFKDYVG from the coding sequence ATGTCAGTTGATAATTTTCAGTCAGATTTTGTAAGATGTTCATTTTGTAGCAGACTGCCAGATGAGGTTGGTTCTATATTAGCAGGACCAAATGTGTATATTTGTGATATTTGCGTTCAAAACTCAGTAGATATGTTACGCAAAAATTCAAGGGATCTTATACAGAAGCAACTTACAAAAAGACCAACTCCAAAAGCAATCAGATCAGCATTAGATGAATATGTAATTGGTCAAGACAAAGCAAAAAAATCTTTATCTGTTGCTGTTTACAATCATTATAAAAGGATTGAATCTCAAGGAACAATTTCAGGATTTGATGATGTTGAAATTGATAAATCGAATATATTATTAATGGGACCTACAGGAGTTGGTAAAACATTATTAGCTCAAACAATGGCAAGGCTTTTAGACGTACCATTTGCAATAGCTGATGCCACAACACTTACAGAGGCTGGATATGTTGGTGATGATGTTGAGTCAATAATAGTTGCATTACTTCAAAATGCAGATTACGATGTAGAGAAAGCTGAAAAAGGAATTATTTATATTGACGAGATAGATAAAATTACACGTAGATCAGATTCTCCTTCAATTACTAGGGATGTATCTGGTGAAGGAGTTCAGCAAGGGTTGCTTAAAATACTTGAGGGTACAAAAGCAAAAGTACCTCCAAAGGGTGGTCGCAAACATCCAGAACAACCTTTAGTAACAGTTGATACAAAAAATATTTTGTTTGTATGTGGTGGAGCATTTTCTGGATTAGATAGAATAATAGCATCAAGAATGACAAAAACAAAAATGGGGTTTGGTGATGACAAAGGAGAGCAAAGAGTAAAAGAATCTGAAGAACTATTTCAGTTTGTTGAACCTTCTGATTTATTGAAGTTTGGTCTAATTCCAGAATTCGTTGGAAGGCTTCCTGTTATTGCAGCACTTGAACCATTAACAGATATTGCAATGAAACAAATTTTAACTCAACCAAAAAATGCAATTGTAAAACAGTTTAAAAAAATATTTGCAATGGAAGGTGTTGAATTAGAATTTAATGAGAATGCTATTGATGCTATTATAAAAAAATCTGTAGAAAGAAAAACTGGAGCAAGAGCTTTAAGAGGTGTTGTTGAAGATGTGATGCTTGATATTATGTATAATTTATCTGATAAAAAAAATCTATTAAAAGTTATTATAACTGGTGAAACAATTGAAGATAAACATGAACCAACTTATGTTTATAATGAACCAGAGAAAAATGAGTTTAAAGATTATGTTGGTTAA
- a CDS encoding GWxTD domain-containing protein: MVKLINKYFGFGNFKIVFKKFNIYYISFLIVLFFLINLIAYNKCCSQNFNVSEFYSYGDDYFFEINTLPGSKVIGKERVIVTFRLTHDLLNFKKSILNDKSTRYIATPSIFLEATNYEGVICERAFWKDTIVTNSYENTNSKNILVCGSFELSLRSDSYKLKYVIDDGSQVNSISKVTEFFKVPSFTNSSGIGTPKFYNDVSNDTLIASEIDASVLFGNSLKVCIPFTLQQVPISSICTISKVTTNPNETSIEIKSYPCKILENKTLSKAIICNNDIKFEIVDFKDSSKQSIYLAILETPINFLDVGDYILKVNCKSTKENLSDSFLFKLRWLTMPLSIAATKNDYNIRSLYPIATPDEIKELRSGSTEEKVKKFNEFWRILDPTKDTKFNEAMAEYYTRVDYSFFNFRSLDQNDGTFTDRGKIYILNGPPTELQRDLRGETPKEVWIYKNRVSKEFIFTDKTTKGNFKLIGVVDLK; encoded by the coding sequence ATGGTAAAATTAATAAATAAATATTTCGGATTTGGTAACTTTAAAATTGTTTTTAAAAAATTTAATATTTACTACATTTCTTTTTTAATTGTATTATTTTTTTTAATAAATTTAATTGCATACAATAAATGTTGTTCTCAAAATTTCAATGTAAGTGAGTTTTATTCATATGGAGATGATTACTTTTTTGAGATAAATACTTTGCCGGGCTCTAAAGTGATTGGCAAAGAAAGAGTTATTGTAACTTTTAGATTAACACATGATTTACTAAATTTTAAAAAAAGTATTTTGAATGATAAAAGCACTAGATATATTGCTACTCCGAGTATATTTCTCGAAGCTACAAATTATGAAGGTGTAATTTGTGAAAGAGCTTTTTGGAAAGATACTATTGTAACTAATTCCTATGAAAATACTAATTCCAAAAATATTTTAGTTTGTGGTTCTTTTGAATTATCATTAAGATCAGATTCTTATAAATTAAAATATGTAATAGATGATGGTTCTCAAGTGAACTCTATTTCAAAGGTTACTGAGTTTTTTAAAGTTCCTTCTTTTACTAATAGTAGTGGAATTGGTACTCCTAAATTTTATAATGATGTATCAAATGATACTTTAATTGCGTCTGAAATTGATGCTTCGGTATTGTTTGGAAATAGTTTAAAAGTTTGTATTCCATTTACTTTACAACAAGTCCCAATTTCGTCAATTTGTACCATTTCAAAAGTTACAACTAACCCCAATGAAACATCAATTGAAATTAAGTCCTATCCTTGTAAGATATTAGAAAACAAAACTTTATCTAAAGCTATAATTTGTAATAATGATATCAAATTTGAAATAGTTGATTTTAAAGATTCATCTAAACAAAGTATATATTTAGCAATTCTTGAAACACCAATTAATTTTTTAGATGTTGGTGATTATATTTTAAAGGTTAATTGTAAAAGTACTAAGGAAAATTTATCAGATAGTTTTTTATTTAAACTGCGATGGTTAACTATGCCTTTATCAATTGCAGCAACAAAAAATGATTATAACATTAGGTCTTTATATCCAATAGCAACTCCAGATGAGATAAAAGAACTAAGAAGTGGAAGTACAGAAGAAAAAGTAAAAAAATTTAATGAGTTTTGGAGGATATTAGATCCTACTAAGGATACAAAATTTAATGAAGCAATGGCTGAATATTACACAAGAGTTGATTATTCTTTTTTTAATTTTAGATCATTAGATCAAAACGATGGTACTTTTACAGATAGAGGTAAAATATATATATTAAACGGACCACCAACAGAACTTCAAAGAGATTTACGAGGTGAAACACCAAAGGAAGTTTGGATTTATAAAAACAGAGTTTCTAAAGAATTTATATTCACTGACAAAACAACAAAGGGTAACTTTAAGTTGATAGGAGTTGTTGATTTAAAATAA
- the typA gene encoding translational GTPase TypA, whose amino-acid sequence MKNIVFNNKVRNIAIIAHVDHGKTTLVDHLFKQSGIFRENQHVDNRIMDSMDLERERGITISAKNCSVHWGDVKINILDTPGHSDFGGEVERALMMVDGAILLVDASEGPLPQTRFVLKKALEGKKKIIVVVNKIDRQDARPQEVLNEIYDLFIDLEANDEQIEFPVLYAIGRDGIAQNSLDEIGIDLKPLYEAIVNELPPPSYNPDEPFQMLVADLNYSEYLGRLAIGRVINGNVHNSESLVCIGEDNKPVPLKVSKLQTYQGVSIGDTEQVDAGDIAILAGIEDVKIGDTICNRNNPKPLKRISVDEPTISMMFTINTSPLSGREGKHVQSNKIRERLLKETLSNVALKVETTQESDSFTVKGRGEFQMAILIETMRREGYELTVGRPQVIFKKKDGKVVEPIEHLFIDCDENFMGVVTEKLSRRKGRMINMVNHGTGRVRLEFSIPSRSLIGYRNEFLTDTKGTGLMNSYLMGYEEHRGDFPTRLTGSLVADRSGNAVPYALFNLEPRGTMFVEPTNPVYEGMIIGEHNRDNDLNVNAVKEKKLSNMRASGKDEAVQLTPVTPLTLEKAIEFLKEDELVEVTPKSIRLRKVILEASKRHTLKAQTLTD is encoded by the coding sequence ATGAAAAATATAGTATTCAACAATAAAGTCCGCAACATAGCTATTATAGCACACGTTGATCACGGTAAAACTACACTAGTAGATCATCTTTTCAAACAGAGTGGTATCTTTAGGGAAAATCAACATGTTGATAATAGAATTATGGATTCTATGGATTTAGAAAGGGAAAGAGGGATTACAATTTCTGCTAAAAACTGTTCAGTCCATTGGGGTGATGTTAAAATTAATATTCTAGATACTCCTGGTCACTCAGATTTTGGAGGGGAAGTTGAAAGAGCTTTAATGATGGTTGATGGTGCTATCCTTCTTGTTGATGCTAGTGAAGGACCATTACCTCAAACTAGGTTTGTTCTCAAAAAAGCACTTGAGGGAAAAAAGAAAATTATTGTTGTTGTAAATAAAATTGATCGTCAGGATGCAAGACCTCAAGAAGTTCTAAATGAAATTTATGATCTGTTTATTGATCTAGAAGCTAATGATGAACAAATTGAGTTCCCAGTTTTATATGCTATTGGAAGAGACGGAATTGCTCAAAATAGTTTAGATGAAATTGGAATAGATTTAAAGCCTTTATATGAAGCAATTGTAAATGAATTACCACCACCATCTTACAATCCTGATGAACCATTCCAGATGTTAGTTGCAGATTTAAATTACAGTGAATATCTTGGTAGATTAGCAATTGGAAGAGTAATCAATGGTAATGTTCATAATAGTGAATCTTTGGTTTGTATTGGTGAAGATAACAAACCAGTTCCGTTAAAAGTTTCTAAATTACAAACGTATCAAGGAGTTAGTATTGGTGATACTGAACAAGTAGATGCTGGAGATATTGCAATTCTTGCAGGTATTGAAGATGTAAAAATTGGTGATACTATTTGCAATAGAAATAATCCAAAACCTTTAAAAAGAATTTCTGTAGATGAGCCAACTATATCTATGATGTTTACAATTAATACTTCTCCATTATCTGGCCGTGAAGGTAAGCATGTACAATCTAATAAAATTAGAGAAAGATTATTAAAAGAGACGTTAAGTAATGTAGCTTTAAAAGTTGAGACAACTCAGGAATCAGATTCATTTACTGTAAAAGGTAGAGGTGAATTTCAAATGGCAATTTTGATTGAGACAATGAGAAGGGAAGGTTATGAACTAACTGTTGGCAGACCACAAGTTATTTTCAAGAAAAAAGATGGGAAAGTTGTGGAACCAATTGAACATTTGTTTATTGATTGTGATGAAAATTTTATGGGTGTTGTTACTGAAAAGTTATCTAGAAGAAAAGGTAGAATGATTAATATGGTTAATCATGGAACTGGAAGAGTAAGATTAGAATTTTCAATTCCATCAAGATCTTTGATTGGTTACAGAAATGAATTTTTAACAGATACTAAAGGAACAGGTTTGATGAATTCATATTTAATGGGTTATGAGGAGCATCGTGGAGATTTCCCTACAAGGCTTACTGGATCATTAGTTGCTGATAGATCAGGAAATGCAGTTCCTTACGCATTGTTTAATCTAGAGCCAAGAGGAACAATGTTTGTTGAGCCAACAAATCCAGTTTATGAAGGGATGATTATTGGTGAACATAATCGAGATAATGATTTAAATGTTAATGCTGTAAAAGAGAAAAAGCTTTCAAACATGAGGGCTTCTGGTAAAGATGAAGCTGTTCAACTAACACCTGTAACTCCTTTAACATTAGAAAAAGCAATTGAATTTTTAAAAGAAGATGAACTAGTTGAAGTTACTCCAAAATCTATTAGATTAAGAAAGGTAATTCTTGAAGCTAGCAAAAGACACACTTTAAAAGCACAAACTTTAACTGATTAA
- the guaB gene encoding IMP dehydrogenase: protein MNLNKILGEALTYDDVLLVPRYSEFLPRETSLITNFSKGIKLNIPLVSAAMDTVTESSFAIAIAREGGIGIIHKNMSIDQQAANVLKVKRSESGMILDPITVKRESKVYDATKLMTTYSISGVPVVDDEGKLVGIVTNRDLRFQHNPDTPISEVMTHENLVTAPEGTTLEQAEDILQKNRIEKLPVVDKNGFLKGLITVKDIRKKREHPNSAKDMLGRLRVGAALGVSGETLERADALVRAGVDAVIIDTAHGHSKGVIEAVRMVKSKFINLQVVAGNIATSEACSALIDAGADGIKIGIGPGSICTTRIIAGVGVPQLSAIMNVADIANREGVPIIADGGIKQTGDMAKAIAAGADTVMIGNLFAGVDESPGEKIILDGRSYKTYRGMGSLGAMVKGSADRYFQDVEDEISKLVPEGIEGRVPSKGPLADVIRQMVGGLRAAMGYCGCRTIDDLKRDARFVKMSGAGLRESHPHDVSITKESPNYF, encoded by the coding sequence ATGAATTTAAACAAGATACTTGGTGAAGCACTTACTTACGATGATGTGCTATTGGTGCCAAGATACAGCGAGTTTTTACCTAGAGAGACAAGTTTGATAACAAATTTTTCTAAGGGTATAAAATTAAATATACCACTTGTTTCTGCAGCAATGGATACTGTAACTGAATCTAGTTTTGCAATTGCTATAGCCCGAGAAGGTGGGATAGGTATAATACACAAGAATATGTCAATAGATCAACAAGCTGCGAATGTTTTAAAAGTTAAGAGGAGTGAAAGTGGAATGATATTAGATCCGATAACAGTAAAACGTGAAAGTAAAGTATATGATGCCACAAAGTTAATGACAACATATTCTATAAGTGGAGTACCTGTTGTTGATGATGAAGGCAAGTTAGTTGGAATTGTAACTAATCGTGATTTAAGATTTCAGCATAATCCTGATACACCAATTTCTGAAGTCATGACTCATGAAAATCTTGTAACTGCACCTGAAGGAACAACATTAGAGCAAGCAGAAGATATTTTACAAAAAAACAGAATCGAAAAATTGCCAGTAGTAGATAAGAATGGATTTTTAAAAGGGTTAATTACAGTTAAAGACATTAGAAAAAAAAGGGAGCATCCAAATTCTGCAAAGGATATGTTGGGTAGATTAAGAGTAGGAGCAGCTTTAGGAGTAAGTGGAGAAACATTAGAAAGAGCAGATGCACTTGTAAGAGCTGGAGTTGATGCAGTTATAATTGATACAGCACACGGGCATTCAAAAGGCGTTATCGAAGCAGTTAGAATGGTCAAATCTAAATTTATTAATCTTCAGGTAGTAGCTGGCAATATAGCAACTTCGGAAGCATGTAGTGCTTTGATAGATGCAGGAGCTGATGGAATAAAAATTGGTATTGGTCCTGGAAGTATATGTACAACTAGAATAATAGCTGGTGTTGGTGTGCCACAACTATCAGCTATAATGAATGTTGCTGATATAGCAAATCGTGAAGGGGTTCCAATTATTGCAGATGGTGGAATAAAACAAACTGGTGATATGGCGAAGGCTATTGCTGCAGGAGCAGATACTGTTATGATTGGAAATTTGTTTGCAGGAGTTGATGAATCGCCAGGTGAAAAAATTATTTTAGATGGTAGATCTTATAAAACTTACAGAGGAATGGGTTCTTTAGGTGCAATGGTAAAAGGTTCAGCTGATAGATACTTTCAAGATGTGGAAGATGAAATATCAAAATTAGTCCCAGAAGGAATTGAAGGAAGAGTTCCTTCTAAAGGTCCTCTTGCTGATGTTATTAGGCAAATGGTTGGTGGATTGAGAGCAGCAATGGGCTATTGCGGTTGTAGAACAATAGATGATTTAAAGCGAGATGCTAGGTTTGTAAAAATGAGTGGAGCAGGATTAAGGGAATCTCATCCACATGATGTATCAATAACAAAAGAATCACCAAACTATTTTTAA
- a CDS encoding Rne/Rng family ribonuclease, whose amino-acid sequence MKKEIVINATGKEIRVALLEENRLVEIFIETPETENPVGAIYLGKVKRVAQGMNAAFVDIGDSQDAFLHFSDAANASELDTGDDDDDELPTPKIGNKSNINPNNKKENPHKEEISIDPNSKKLKNNNKSNSNKNKKKSKVKSSSNPKVELKESLTEEKRAIILTRPKVSHTQGNIISKLDLLTKVNDLKIKNEVNFTKESQVKLHKNKLNKIDYIKQVNPKSTDLDLVSKGLHKGNKKLVLKKGLNNNSLNQKQNSRELIASNKVTQVKVNSNLIVKQQKSNNLSQKNSEIQPSNSFNDGNKNDVISKEKKLISKKQNNDISSNIKSVLTSKKQTKVTEGKQDNIKTKQSISVNDNKSKSIETVLSISNVVHEKNKIEPNKKIKDSTKISDKNRSINNSVSKKRNDNIIKLENNNPILKNNSNTLVKEIDEIKSDKKNELKKKVKSIKSKTIDNKLPTFQTKRSGSVIIDLVKGQEILVQVTRERYAQKGMRVSTKISLPGRFLVLLPLEPMVGVSKKIESYIERKRLRRIAKEMLPTGYGCIIRTVAKEKDEDIIREELSHLIARWKVIDEKIKVANNPSLIYSESSLVSSIMRDLFTENINKVIIDDKKVFEEIREYVSWAAPDMLKNIEHYKEKNPIYESFGIEKELAKMFHRKIYLKSGGYIILEQTEAMMVVDVNSGRYKGSNEQEINALHTNIESAREIARQLKLRDVGGLVAIDFIDMQDDRNKRKIYDEMRRLLLTDKAKTVVLPMSQFCILQITRQRIRNQVVNSMSETCRTCDGRGFVHSKPLIMKRIEQWLHDFKQNTKDFRLSLSVNPSMMDYITEGNISRLTKLMMKNFVRIKLIPDETLPIENFRFFSHRLGLDVTDKLQISNT is encoded by the coding sequence ATGAAAAAAGAGATAGTAATAAATGCTACAGGAAAAGAAATTAGAGTTGCTTTACTGGAAGAAAATCGATTAGTTGAGATTTTTATCGAAACACCAGAAACAGAAAATCCAGTAGGTGCAATTTATTTGGGAAAAGTAAAGAGAGTTGCTCAAGGAATGAATGCTGCTTTTGTTGATATTGGGGATTCTCAAGATGCTTTCTTGCATTTTTCTGATGCCGCTAATGCTTCAGAGCTTGATACAGGTGATGATGATGATGATGAATTGCCAACTCCAAAGATTGGTAATAAAAGTAATATTAACCCAAATAATAAAAAAGAAAATCCTCATAAAGAGGAAATCTCAATTGATCCTAATTCAAAGAAATTAAAAAATAATAATAAATCAAATTCCAATAAGAACAAGAAAAAAAGTAAAGTGAAGAGTTCATCTAATCCTAAAGTTGAGCTTAAAGAATCTTTAACCGAAGAAAAAAGAGCTATTATTTTAACCCGTCCTAAAGTAAGTCATACTCAAGGGAACATAATTAGTAAATTAGATTTATTGACTAAAGTAAATGACTTAAAAATCAAGAACGAAGTTAATTTTACAAAAGAGAGCCAAGTAAAACTACATAAAAATAAACTTAATAAAATTGATTATATTAAACAAGTAAATCCCAAATCAACAGATTTGGATCTTGTTTCTAAGGGGTTACATAAAGGGAATAAAAAATTAGTTTTAAAAAAAGGTTTAAATAATAATTCATTAAATCAGAAGCAAAATTCAAGGGAATTAATTGCTTCAAATAAGGTTACTCAAGTTAAAGTTAATTCAAATCTAATTGTAAAACAACAAAAGAGTAATAATTTATCCCAAAAAAATAGTGAGATTCAACCTTCAAATAGTTTTAATGATGGAAATAAAAATGATGTAATAAGTAAAGAAAAAAAACTTATATCTAAAAAACAGAATAATGACATAAGTTCTAATATTAAAAGTGTTTTAACTTCTAAAAAACAAACAAAAGTTACTGAAGGAAAACAAGATAATATAAAAACAAAACAGAGTATCTCAGTTAATGACAATAAAAGTAAATCTATAGAAACTGTTTTAAGTATAAGCAATGTTGTCCATGAAAAAAATAAAATTGAACCAAATAAAAAAATAAAGGACTCTACAAAAATCTCTGATAAAAATAGATCAATTAATAACTCTGTATCAAAGAAAAGAAATGATAATATAATTAAACTTGAGAATAATAACCCAATTTTAAAAAATAACTCAAATACTTTAGTTAAAGAAATTGACGAAATAAAAAGTGATAAAAAAAATGAATTAAAGAAAAAAGTCAAATCAATTAAGAGTAAAACAATTGATAATAAACTCCCTACATTTCAAACAAAAAGGTCTGGCTCAGTAATTATTGATTTAGTAAAGGGACAGGAAATATTAGTACAAGTAACCCGTGAAAGATATGCTCAGAAAGGAATGAGAGTATCAACAAAAATATCTTTACCTGGAAGATTTCTTGTGCTTTTACCACTAGAACCAATGGTTGGAGTTTCAAAAAAAATAGAATCATACATTGAAAGAAAAAGATTAAGAAGAATAGCAAAAGAAATGTTGCCAACGGGATATGGTTGTATAATAAGAACAGTTGCTAAAGAAAAAGATGAAGATATAATTCGTGAGGAGTTATCTCATTTAATAGCAAGATGGAAAGTTATTGATGAGAAAATTAAAGTTGCTAATAATCCATCTCTTATTTATTCTGAATCATCACTAGTATCAAGTATTATGCGTGATTTATTTACAGAAAATATTAATAAGGTAATTATTGATGATAAAAAAGTGTTTGAAGAAATAAGGGAATATGTATCTTGGGCTGCGCCAGATATGTTAAAAAATATTGAACATTATAAGGAGAAGAATCCAATTTATGAGTCATTTGGAATAGAGAAAGAATTAGCTAAAATGTTTCATAGAAAAATATATTTAAAGAGTGGAGGTTATATTATTTTAGAACAAACAGAAGCAATGATGGTTGTTGATGTTAATTCGGGAAGATATAAAGGGAGCAATGAACAAGAGATAAATGCGTTGCATACAAATATTGAATCTGCACGTGAAATTGCAAGACAGTTAAAATTGCGAGATGTTGGTGGATTAGTTGCTATTGATTTTATTGATATGCAAGATGATAGAAATAAGAGAAAAATTTATGATGAAATGAGAAGATTATTATTGACAGATAAAGCTAAAACTGTTGTTTTACCAATGTCACAATTTTGCATTTTACAAATAACTAGGCAAAGAATTCGTAATCAAGTTGTTAACTCAATGTCTGAAACATGCAGGACTTGTGATGGTAGAGGATTTGTTCATTCAAAACCATTAATAATGAAAAGAATAGAACAATGGCTTCATGATTTTAAGCAAAATACTAAAGACTTTAGGTTATCTTTATCAGTAAATCCTTCAATGATGGACTATATAACAGAGGGAAACATTAGCCGATTAACTAAGTTAATGATGAAAAATTTTGTAAGAATAAAATTGATTCCAGATGAGACATTACCAATTGAAAATTTTAGATTTTTTTCTCATAGACTTGGATTAGATGTCACTGATAAGTTGCAAATTTCAAATACATAA